The genomic segment ATTAAAGATTTCGGAGAAAGCGAATGAATGGTAAATCACGCGGCACCTCTTGATAAATCAAAAGTCTCGGATTTATCTTGGCACAAGGAGTATCTGGTTATGCCTGTTCATTTCACTGCGGATTATATGTGCTATACTGCGAAGAGCATTGTTGACCGATTCGGAATCATTAAAAATTTCTGCAACATCAGGGTCAAGAATTACATATTACTGCCATCTTTGAATCTGCTGACATATTTACCCCGTATTCCTTTGCTGAAATCATATTCTTCCAGCTCTCCATATCATGAGTAAATTTATTCAACTGATTTTCTAAGTCTGGGGGCATATTGCCACATCATTTGGATTATCTATAAAAGAGTCAAATTTATCCGTACAATTCTTTCTTTTCAAGCTTTTTTATCAGCATCAAAATACCTGTCATAGCATTGCTGCATACATTTTGAACATTTTGTTTTATCGTGCTTATTTGTTGAATAAAAATTAACAAACGCATCTATCCAGTCCCTGCCTGTTCTTGGGCAGTGATGTATGTATTCGATAAACTCCACGAGACGGTCAATGGCTGCCCTGTCCATTGCGTGTTCCATGCGGCAGGCATTGGCATCAGCAGACTCTTCATTAATCTGAAGAACATTTTGTAAAAAATTCTTAATCTCTTCATGCCGTCTTGTAACTTCACTGGCAATAACCCGGCCTTCCCTGGTTAAGGTTATAAAACTATACGGTTTATAATTAATCAAACCTTTTTCACCCAGATTTTTTAATGCACCTGTAACTGAGCCTCGTAAAACACCCATTTTATCTGCAATATCCTTAACCCTGGCTACCTTGTTAGTTGTTTCAAGAGCTAGAATAGTTTCAAGATAATCCTCCAGACTATCTGAAAGCATTATTTCTTTTTCAGTCACAACAGCCTCCTTTTTTATAAATAACATATATTTATAAAAAAATTAACAGTGCTGACAAAGAATGTCAATATTAACTATCTTTTTTATGCTTGAGATTATAATAAATTTAAACAAATATATTTCTGTTCCAGGGCAAGAAGCTTTTCTTTAACATCAAGTCCGCCTCCAAAACCTGTCAGTTTCCCGTTACTGCCTATAACCCGGTGGCAGGGTATTATTATGGGAACAGGATTACTGGCATTAACAGCACCTACTGCCCTGGCAGCTTTTGGACTGCCTGCTTTTTTTGCAAGTTCGCCGTATGAGATGGTTTTTCCATAAGGTACTTTTTGAAGCTCATTAAGAACCTTTTTCTGAAACACGGTTCCATGAAGATCAATCTTTAAAGAGAATTTTTTCAGCTTTCCTGCAAAATAGTCATTTAACTGCAAAACCGGCTCATCAAACTTGTCAGGTTTTTCTTCCCAGTCTTTTTCTATTTTATATTTTTTGCCTTTTGGAAAAGCAATCAGGCAGATTCCTGAATTACGGGCTGCAATTAAAAGCCTGCCCACAGGGCTTTTCATATATGTATAATAAATTTTCTCATTGTTTATCATTAATCTCACATCTTATAAACCAGGGAATTGATATTCATTCCTGCACCAACAGAAGCAAAAGCCAGGATATCGCCTTTACTTATTGTATTATCTTCCAGCTTGTTTCTTAAAATTAAATCCAGTAAAGTAGGTATAGTTGCAACAGATGAATTTCCCAGATAAGCAATGGTCATTGGCATAACATTGCCGGGAATCTCAGCAATATCATAAAGACCATACAGCCTTTTTAATATAGCATCATCCATTTTTCCATTTGCCTGATGAATTAATACCTTCTTAACCTCTGAGATGTGAGTATTGCTTTTTTCAAGACAGTCTTTAATTGCCTGGGGTACTGTTTCAAGTGCGTATTGATAAAGCCTGCGGCCGTTCATCTTTAAAAAAAGGTCTCCCTTGTCTGCTTTCTCAGGCTTATAGGATTTTCCCATATACAGCATCTTTGAATATAAAAAGGTATCTGACCTTGTTTTATGGGCAAGTATGCCAACAGGATCATCACTTTTTTCTGCTTCCAGGACAACAGCACCTGCACCATCAGCATATAACATGCAGTCCCTGTCATGGGGATCGGAAATCCGTGACAAGGTTTCAGCACCAATAACCAGTATTTTTTCAGCATCTCCAGATTTTATAAAATAATCAGCCTGGATAACCCCTTGAAGCCAGCCTGGACAGCCAAAAGGCAGATCATAAGCAACAGTAAATGGATTTTTAATTTTCAGGTTATATTTTACCCTGGCAGCTAAACTGGGGACAATATTTACCTGTTTATTGTCATGCCTTATATCGCCAAAATTATGTGCTACAATTATATAATCCAGGTCTTCCTTATCAATATCTGCTGATTCAACCGCTTGAGCTGCAGCATAAGATGCCATATCAGAGGTAGTCAAATCATCTGTAATATAGCGTCTTTCTGCAATTGTTGTAATTTCCAGGAATTTGTCAATTATTTCCTGGTTTGGACTTAGTATTTTTTTCCCGTTTTTTTCATAAAAATCATTATCAAGAAAATCATCGTTTTTAACGCGTTTTTCAGGTAAATAATTTCCAGTTCCTGTGATAACACTATAAACAGTATTGTTCATAAATTATTCTTTCATCTTTCTTTACTGCCAGGACATATTGATTCAATCCCATTTTTATCTATTTCGTCAATTGATGTTGTTTGATATTTTTTTATAAATGTATCAACTGCTATCTGTAATATTTCATCCATTGACACTTCAAACTCTATTGACATTTTTTTAAACTCTTTCAACTGTCTTTTGTTTAAACTAATGCTTATTCGTCCTGAGTCAGGTGTAACGTGAAATTTTGTTCTAGCCATGATTTTAGTTCCATATTTTGAATAAAAAGATTTTAAAGCATTTATTTACAATAAATAGCATAATATGATTATAATTGCAATTAATTCAAACATACAGCCTGGATTTTTCAGGATGATTTTTTGTTGTTTATTAGATTATTCTTAAATAGTCTGGTATTGAACAGAAAAACAGCACAATATAATCATATTGTGCTGTTTTTTGATGATTTGAGCTTGGAATTTACCCATACTCTTTTATGGAAAAATTGATTTAACTCTATTTACAGCATTTTACTATTGTGCAATATTCATCTTGACTTAATCCTTATATTTTGAATAAATGTATTTTTTGATTAATTAAAAATAATTATAATATTTTAACATATTGGAATAAAATAATGATAAAAAATGAATTTACGCCAAAAAGAGAAATTGAAATTATAGATGCTGTTGATGAGTATTTAAATGAAAAAGAAGCAATAGGAATATTAAGTCCGAGTTCAGTGCATAATAGAAGGTATGAATTAAAAAGATTTGCAAAATTTTGTATAACCCATTCAATTAAACTGCCTTGTGATATTCATAAAAATATTGTTATAAGCTATTTAAAACATGTTAAAGTTTCTAAATCTTCAAAAATTGGAATATTATATACATTATCAGGTTTTATGGATTATCTTATTGATGAGGAGCTTATACTTGAAAATATTGCTGCAATTATAGATAAACCTAAGATTTATCAACCTAAAACTGACTATCTTACTTTTCATGAACTTGAAAAAATATATCAATCAGAAGCACAAAATGCTCCTTCTAAGGTTATTGATCGAAATTTATTACTTTTCAGCTTGTTTACTGACATATGTCTTAGGGTGTCGGAAACAATAAATTTAAAAATTAATGATGTACGTTTAGATTCAAAAGAACTGTGGGTAACACGAAAACGGGGTAAAATAGATAAAATACCATTGAATCAGGATTTAATAAATAAATTTCTTAACTGGTATGCAATCAGGCCGCAATATAAAGGCAGTGAATTAAAATGGGTTTTTCTCTCAAGTCATGGACAGCAGCTTAAACCCAGGCAGGTTCATTATATAGTCAGTAAAGCTCTAATCAGAGCAGGAATTATAAAAAGAAAACAGGGACCCCACCTGCTCCGCCATTCAGGGGCAAGCCTTAAAGCCCAGGCAGGCGAAAACCTGGTAATGATTCAATATCTCTTAGGTCATGAAAATTTAAATACAACCAGGCGGTATCTGCATTTTAACTGGGATGATCTCAAGGAAATGGTTGACAGAAGTCCGGTTTTAAGCAGAGAGCAGTAAATCATATTCAAAAACTTAAAAATGCAGGTATTTAAATGAAAAAAAACATAAGCTCAGGTTTTAGAATCGGCTATACCCCTGAAAATATCTCCCAGGTATCTTCAAACCCTGGTGTATATCTTATGAAGGATAATAAAGGAAATATTATCTATGTAGGTAAAGCCAAGAATCTCAGAAAAAGAATCTCTTCTTATTTTCAAAAATCAGAGCATCCTGATCTTAAAACAGGTCTGCTTGTAAAAAAAATAGCATTTTTTGAAACAATTATTACAGAAAGCGAAAATAATGCTTTGATGCTTGAATCCAATCTGATTAAGCATTTCAAACCCCGCTACAATATTATATTAAAAGACGGCAGGCAATACCCTTCTCTCTGTCTTAATATTAAAGAACCGTATCCCAGTCTGACTGTAGTCAGAAAAACTAAAAAAGACGGAGCCTTATACTTTGGTCCCTATACCTCTCCAGGTGCAGCTTATCAAACCTTAAAGATTATAAATAAAAACTTTAAACTGAGAAAATGCAAGACAAGTGTATTTAAAACAAGAACCCGGCCCTGTTTAAACTGGCAGATCGGGGCCTGTCTTGGTCCCTGCTGCCTGGATGTGGATAAAGATTTATATAATGAAATTGTTAAAGAAATAATTCTTTTTCTTAAAGGCAGAACCCCTGACCTGATACAAAAGATAAGAAAAGAGATGCAGGAATCGTCAGAAAAGCAGAACTATGAACTTGCAGCAGAACTCAGGGATAAAATATCTGCCCTGAAGAAAACCATAGAAAAACAAGTTATTGTTACAACAGATTTTATAGACAGGGATATCGCGGCAATTGCCCGTTCCCATGAAAGAATAATGGTAAATCTTTTATCAGTCAGAGGAGGATTTCTTATAAACTCGCAAAATTTTCCTTTTACACAAACCCTTGCAGATGATTCTGAAATTATTGAAACATTTATACATCAATATTATGAAAAAACAAATTTTATACCAAAAGAAATATTAACATCCATTCCCCTTGAAAACACACAGATTACTCTGGATTACCTGGAAAAAATAAAACATGAGAAAATAAGCATATTGACACCTCAGCGGGGGGAAAAAATGAGCTTGGTTAATATGGCTGTTAAAAAT from the Desulfonema limicola genome contains:
- a CDS encoding metal-dependent transcriptional regulator, with product MTEKEIMLSDSLEDYLETILALETTNKVARVKDIADKMGVLRGSVTGALKNLGEKGLINYKPYSFITLTREGRVIASEVTRRHEEIKNFLQNVLQINEESADANACRMEHAMDRAAIDRLVEFIEYIHHCPRTGRDWIDAFVNFYSTNKHDKTKCSKCMQQCYDRYFDADKKA
- a CDS encoding methylated-DNA--[protein]-cysteine S-methyltransferase; protein product: MINNEKIYYTYMKSPVGRLLIAARNSGICLIAFPKGKKYKIEKDWEEKPDKFDEPVLQLNDYFAGKLKKFSLKIDLHGTVFQKKVLNELQKVPYGKTISYGELAKKAGSPKAARAVGAVNASNPVPIIIPCHRVIGSNGKLTGFGGGLDVKEKLLALEQKYICLNLL
- a CDS encoding 3-oxoacyl-ACP synthase III family protein; amino-acid sequence: MNNTVYSVITGTGNYLPEKRVKNDDFLDNDFYEKNGKKILSPNQEIIDKFLEITTIAERRYITDDLTTSDMASYAAAQAVESADIDKEDLDYIIVAHNFGDIRHDNKQVNIVPSLAARVKYNLKIKNPFTVAYDLPFGCPGWLQGVIQADYFIKSGDAEKILVIGAETLSRISDPHDRDCMLYADGAGAVVLEAEKSDDPVGILAHKTRSDTFLYSKMLYMGKSYKPEKADKGDLFLKMNGRRLYQYALETVPQAIKDCLEKSNTHISEVKKVLIHQANGKMDDAILKRLYGLYDIAEIPGNVMPMTIAYLGNSSVATIPTLLDLILRNKLEDNTISKGDILAFASVGAGMNINSLVYKM
- a CDS encoding tyrosine-type recombinase/integrase, translated to MIKNEFTPKREIEIIDAVDEYLNEKEAIGILSPSSVHNRRYELKRFAKFCITHSIKLPCDIHKNIVISYLKHVKVSKSSKIGILYTLSGFMDYLIDEELILENIAAIIDKPKIYQPKTDYLTFHELEKIYQSEAQNAPSKVIDRNLLLFSLFTDICLRVSETINLKINDVRLDSKELWVTRKRGKIDKIPLNQDLINKFLNWYAIRPQYKGSELKWVFLSSHGQQLKPRQVHYIVSKALIRAGIIKRKQGPHLLRHSGASLKAQAGENLVMIQYLLGHENLNTTRRYLHFNWDDLKEMVDRSPVLSREQ
- the uvrC gene encoding excinuclease ABC subunit UvrC; the protein is MKKNISSGFRIGYTPENISQVSSNPGVYLMKDNKGNIIYVGKAKNLRKRISSYFQKSEHPDLKTGLLVKKIAFFETIITESENNALMLESNLIKHFKPRYNIILKDGRQYPSLCLNIKEPYPSLTVVRKTKKDGALYFGPYTSPGAAYQTLKIINKNFKLRKCKTSVFKTRTRPCLNWQIGACLGPCCLDVDKDLYNEIVKEIILFLKGRTPDLIQKIRKEMQESSEKQNYELAAELRDKISALKKTIEKQVIVTTDFIDRDIAAIARSHERIMVNLLSVRGGFLINSQNFPFTQTLADDSEIIETFIHQYYEKTNFIPKEILTSIPLENTQITLDYLEKIKHEKISILTPQRGEKMSLVNMAVKNAKQGLKDFILSETDESFLTRLLTRLQTCLKAKQFPRRIECFDNSNISGTSPVAGMVVFENGKPLKSGYRKYKIKTVQEPDDYAYMAEILKRRYGRGEDFMPFPDLLMVDGGKGQLNTAVSVIRELGIEGRFDIIGIAKKDEKTGETRDKIYKPGRSNPVNMGKDNSLIFFLQQIRDETHRFAISFHRSQRGKKSLGSILDSIPGVGLKRKKDLLNHFGSIKKIQAATLEQIKAVPGISAKTAEAVLKKFHQ